AGCGACTTGCGGAGCGATTGAAGCATTCGGCCGAGCTCGTTCGCCGAACGGAGCAGGGGGTCAATCGCCTCGCGCGTCAGTCCAAGTCGTGCGGCGAGCAGGCATTGCGTCTCCAATTCGGCCAGGGAACCCATTGCGATCGCGAGAAAGCGTGCGAATTCTCTGGTGGATAGGCGAGATCGCCCTTCCGCAATACACGAAGGAACCGAGACAGCAGATCGACGCATCTGTTGCGCGAGTCCGTAGCGCTCGGTGTCCGGTAACGACCGCGCAATTGGGTACGCGGCCTCTGCCAGATCCATCGCACGCTTCCAAACTTCGAGATCGCGGTAGCTCACGGGGACGCCGATATCAAGTTGAATTTGACGATTAGGGCGCATCACCAAGAGCCTGCGCAAGTTCCATAGGCATCGAACCCATAAGCAGCACCGAACTCCCTTCAGCGCGCCCCAATCGCCAGTTGCCAGTTGCCAGTTGCTGCTTTCAAGCTGACCGCGTCGCTATCGCCGGGGCAATCCGGCTGGCGCGCAGGGCGGGGCCGAGGACGGCCAGTTGACCGATGATCAGCACCACCACTGCGCCCAGCGGTAGCCAGGTCCAGGGCAGGCGATCGAAACCCAGGTACTGCACCAGCACCACGTTGATGCCCAGCGCCAGGGCCGAGCCGGCAGCGATGCCGATCAGGGCGATCAGGGCGTTCTCGGTCTGGAAGTAACGCACGATGTCGCGCTGGCGGGCACCAAGGGCGCGGCGGGTGCCGATCTGCTTGGTGCGCTGGGTCACCCAGAAGCTGGCCTGGCCGACGATGCCGAAGGCAGTGACCGCCAAGAGGGCGACGCCGATCACGGCCAGCAGCACGGCCATGGCGCGGTCATTGCGATAAGCCTCGGTGCGGATCTCGTCGAAGCCGCGGATGGAGGGAATGATGCGGTTGCGCTCGACCGCGAACAGCTTTTCCTCCACCTGCGACATGACTCGGTCACGTTCGCCGGGCTGCGTGCGCACGATGAAGCCACTGGATCCAATCAGCTTGTAAGGCGACACGATGGCGCGATCGGGATTGCGCGAGCGCGGCCAGGGGGTGGCGAGGTGATCGGTCACGCCGATGATGCGCTGCTGGGGCTCGCCGCGATCGCCGGTGATGTTGATCATCTTGCCGATCGCGCTTTCGCCGGGAAACAGCTTTTCAGCCAGACCCTTGCTCACCAGCACCACGGGGGGATTGGGCTGGTCACCTTGCGTGAAGGGCTTGATCTCGCCCGGCTCGAACATCCGGCCCTCGATGATCCGGGAGCCCAGCGCATCGAGGAACTGCTCGTCGCCCATGTACATGGCCGCCGAGCGATCAGCGCCGTCGGCCCGGTCCTCAGCCTTGAGCGCCACGCTGGTGTTCCAGCCGCTGCGGCCCATCGGAATGCTGAAGGTGGGGGTCACTGCCACCACGCCGGGGATGGCGCGCACGGTAGCCAGATCCTGATCGGTGGCCTGCTCGTCGGGGCGCACCTGTCCGATGTTCTGGTTGTGGAACAGGAACACATTGGGCTCATCGACGCCACTGGCGAGCGACATGGCCTCGATGCGCTCGTTCACGATGAACAGCACGTTGGCCAGGATGGCGAGGGTCAGCGCGATCTGTGCGGCGATCAGCGTCGCCGCCACCGGATTGCGCCTGAGGGAGGACAGTATCGGTCGGATTTCCATGGGGGATTCCTTGCGGGATGACTGGAGCGTAGGGCACGAGGGCATGAGGGCATGAGGGCGCGAGCGCACGTAAAGGCAAGGGCTCTTCGCTTGCCGCTCTTGCGTGCCCTCTTGCCCTCGTGCCCGCGCCTCCATCAATTGGTTTTCAGCTGCGAGGCCGGGGCGATGCGGCAGGCGCGCCAGGCCGGGTATGCGCCAGC
The sequence above is drawn from the Rhodanobacteraceae bacterium genome and encodes:
- a CDS encoding four helix bundle protein, coding for MRPNRQIQLDIGVPVSYRDLEVWKRAMDLAEAAYPIARSLPDTERYGLAQQMRRSAVSVPSCIAEGRSRLSTREFARFLAIAMGSLAELETQCLLAARLGLTREAIDPLLRSANELGRMLQSLRKSLDRNAYPQETRPNR
- a CDS encoding ABC transporter permease translates to MEIRPILSSLRRNPVAATLIAAQIALTLAILANVLFIVNERIEAMSLASGVDEPNVFLFHNQNIGQVRPDEQATDQDLATVRAIPGVVAVTPTFSIPMGRSGWNTSVALKAEDRADGADRSAAMYMGDEQFLDALGSRIIEGRMFEPGEIKPFTQGDQPNPPVVLVSKGLAEKLFPGESAIGKMINITGDRGEPQQRIIGVTDHLATPWPRSRNPDRAIVSPYKLIGSSGFIVRTQPGERDRVMSQVEEKLFAVERNRIIPSIRGFDEIRTEAYRNDRAMAVLLAVIGVALLAVTAFGIVGQASFWVTQRTKQIGTRRALGARQRDIVRYFQTENALIALIGIAAGSALALGINVVLVQYLGFDRLPWTWLPLGAVVVLIIGQLAVLGPALRASRIAPAIATRSA